A window of Actinomadura viridis genomic DNA:
GTCACCTATGCTGGATAACTCCAGTCATCCATGCGAGGAGGGCACATGACCCGGCCCGTCGAGCCGTCCCGCCACGGCCTCCCGTCCGCCGTGGTGTTCGACCTGGACGGCGTGCTGCTGGACACGACCGAGAACATGCGCCACGCGTTCACCGCGTGCTGCCGCGAGGCCGGGCGCCGGGACGCGCCGTCCTTCGCCGAGTTCCTCACCCACATGGGCGCGCCGCTGCCGCAGATCCTCACCGCCGTGGGGCTGCCCGCCGCCCTGGCCGCCACCTACGAACGCGAGAGCACCAACCAGATCGGCCTGGTCCGGCCGTACGACGGGATCACCGCGCTCCTGCGCGACCTGCTCGCCGGCGGCGTCCCCACCTCCGTCGCGACCGGCAAGGCCACCTGGCGGGCGGTCCAGATGCTCGAACGGACGGGGCTGCGCCCGCTCCTCGGCCCGGTCGTCGGCAGCGACCGGGTGGCCCGCCCCAAGCCCGCCCCCGAGATCGTGCTGACCGCGCTGCGCGAGAGCGGGGCGGAGCCCGCGGGCGCGATGTTCCTCGGCGACAGCCCGCTCGACATGCGCGCGGGCCACGGCGCGGGGGTGACCGTGGTGGCGGCGGGCTGGGGCCAGGGCGCCCCGGCGGCGCTGCTGGCCGAGGGCCCGCACCGGCTGATCGACCATCCGCGCGAGCTGCTGGAACCGCTGGCGGCAGGAGGGCCGGTCCGTGGCTGACGCCGGTGAGGTCCTGCTGCTGAACGGTCCCAACCTCGGCCGCCTCGGCACGCGCAGACCCGAGGTGTACGGCACCACCACGCTGCCGGAGGTCGTCGACGACCTGGCCGCCCTGCTGGCCGGGCACGGACTCGGGCTGCGCGCCGTCCAGGACGAGTGCGAGGGCCACCTGATCAAGGCCGTGCACGCCGCCGCCGACGGCGGCTGCGCGGGGGCCATCGTCAACCCCGGCGCGCTGATGATGAACGGATGGGGCCTGCACGACGCGCTGGAGGACTTCCCGCCGCCCTGGATCGAGGTGCACATCTCCAACATCTGGGCGCGGGAGCCGTTCCGGCACACCTCGGTGCTGTCCCCTCTGGCGGACGGCGTGATCTGCGGCCTGGGCGTCGAGGGATACCGGCTGGCGGCGCTCGCGCTCGCGCGGAAGGCGGGGCGGGCGTGACCAGGGTCCTGCTGAGCCCGCATCCCGACGACGCGGTCTGGTCCTGCGGCGGCATGCTCGGCCGGTGGGCGGACGAACCCGGGGGCCTGACGGTGGTCAACGTGTTCGACGGCCCCGGGATGGAGGCGCGGCGGGCCGAGGACGCCCGCGCCCTGGCCCGCTGGCCGCTTTCCGTACGGGGACTGGGCTTCACCGAGGCCGCCCGCCGGCACGGGGACGACGGGCGGCCCCTCTACCCGACCCCGCTGGCCCGGCGGCGGCCCCGGCACCGCGGCGAGGACCGCCTGGTGGCCGAGGTCGCCGCCGCGCTGGCCCCGTACCTGCGGGACGCCTCCGAGGTGCTGGTGCCGCTGGCCCGCCGCACCCATGTGGACCACGAGATCGTGCGCGAGGCGGCGGCGTACGCCCTGGACGGCGCCTTCCAAGCCGTCCCGCCCGTCCCGGCCGGGGCGTCCGGGGTCAGGGTGACCTGGCACGAGGAGTTCCCCTACGCGCCGCCGCGCCGCGTCCCGGCCGGGCTGGCGGCCGAGGAGCACCCGGCCGACCTGGACGAGTGGCTGGCCGCCGCCCTGGAGTACCGTTCGGAGGTGACGGCGATGTTCGGCGACGCGGAACGTTTCGCCCGCGCCCTCCGCCGCCATGCCCGGAGCGGCGCCGCGACCGGCACCGGCGGCACCGCCGTGTGGCGCGCGTGGACCCCCGCACCCCGGACCCGCACGGCGCGAGCGCGAGCCGGGGAGCGGGCCGGGGCCGGGGAGCGGGCCTGGTACGGGACGTAGGACGGGCGGGCCCGCCGTCAGCGTCCGCGCGGCGGCGGGACGGCGGGGACCCCGGCCACCTCGGCCACCTCGGCCAGCCGGGCCGCATAGGCGCCGGGACCACCGCGCTCACCGAGCAGCGCGGGAAGGGCACGCACCTCGGGCAGATCGTGTTTCGCCACGAACCGCGCGAGGTTGAGGTCGTGCTCCTCCCAGCGTCCGGGACGGCCATGGGTGAGGTGCACGCCCGAGGCGTCCCGGTCGACCACCGGCCGGTGCCCCGCCTCCACGAGCCGCAGGCCCAGTTCCAGGTCCTCGCACCCCCAGGCCGAGCCGAACTCCTCGTCGAACCCTCCGAGGCGCGTGAAGACGGCGCGGGGCAGGGCGAGGTTGGCCCCGGCGGCGGCCAGCCACGGCACCCGCGGCGGGCGGCCCTCGTCCATCTCCAGCACGGCGCGTTCCAGCGCGTTGCGGACCAGCCGCGGCCCGAAGCCCGCCACCACCTTGGCGGCGTCCGCGACGAGCGACTCGTCCGGGGCGTCCGCGACCGATTCCAGCCAGCGGCGCGCGCCCGGGAACTCCAGCAACGGGCCGTGCACGAATTCGCCGGCCCCGCCCGCGCCGGAGGCGTGCCGCAGGTGCGCGGCGAGGAAGCCGGGGCCGGTCAGGATGTCGTCGTCCAGGAACAGCAGGTACGGATGGCGGGCCAGCGCCGCCCCGGCGTTGCGGGCGGCGGCCCGGCCCGTCCCGCCCGCCCACGCCACCCGCACCGGCGGCCCGGCCGCTCCCAGCAGCGCGGGGGTGCGGTCGGCCGAGCCGTCGTCCACCACGATGATCTCCACCGAGCCCAGGTCGGGGGACCGGAGCAGGCAGGCCAGGGTGGCGCGCAGCGAGCCGGCCTTGTCACGGGTCGGGATCACGACGGACAGCATCGGTCTCCTCCGGGAAATCGGTCCCCTCCGGGTACGGTTCAGGCCGCCAGCGGACGTCCCGCGGCGGAGTACGCCCCCGACAGCAGGTCCAGCACCGCCGCGGACTCCTCCAGGCCGGGCCGCCAGTCCGCGTCCCCGGCGGCCAGCGCCACCGCGTCGTCGAGCTGCCGGTCGTACTCCTCCGCGAGCGGGGCCGCGGCGGACAGGTCGTGCCCGCGCCCGCCCGCGGCCAGGGTGAGCCGGGGACGCGGCACCCGGTGCGGGCTGAAGCCGAAGGTGGTGACCAGCTCGACCCGCCCGCCGCCCGTCACCGCGATCCGGGTGACGTCCACCGGGGTCCGCGACCGCCACGCCGCGCGCAGCGCGAGCCGGGACCGGTCGGCGAAGCGGGCCGACAGCCGGCCGTCCGCCTCGACGGTGACCCGTCCCGGCGCGGCGCTGTCGCCCCGCCAGCCGGCGCCGCCCGCCACGACGCCGGGCGGTTCGGCCAGCTCGGCCGTGACCTCGACCGGGCGCGGGAAGTCCAGCAGGCCGAGCGCCACCTCCGCCACGTGCCAGCCCAGGTCGATGAGCGCGCCGCCGCCGGCGGCGCGGCGGTCGGTGAACCACGACCCGGGGCGGGGCAGCCCGCTGCCGCGCAGCCACTCGGCCTCCACCTGGAACGGCGGGTCGAGCAGCAGCCCGGCCATGCGCCGCAGCGCCCGTACGTCGCGCCGGTGGGACGCCGGGCGGCTCACCAGGACCCGTGCCCCGGCCCGTTCGGCGTGCGCCCGCAGGTCCCGCAGCTCGCCGGCGCAGAGACACGGCGGTTTCTCCAGCAGGACCGTGACCCCGGCGTCCAGGCAGGCCCGCGCCAGCGCGGTGTGCGTGCGGTTGGGCGTGGCGATGAAGGCCAGGTCCATGCGGTTGCGCAGGAACTCACCCAGGTTCGCCTGGGCCTGCGGCTCCGGCACCCCCGGGTGGTAGGGGTCCAGGATCGCCACGACCCGGCAGCGCGGATGGGCGCGCAGGCGCGGCAGCCAGACCGTGCGGTTCATCCAGCCGAAGCCGACCAGGCCCACGCGCAGCGGCGCCACGGTCATCCCCCGGCCGTCTCGGCGACGAGCGCCGCGACCCGGCGGAGCGTCTCCGGCTCGGCGAGCAGGATCCGGTGGTGCAGCCAGAGCCCGAGCATGCCGACGGTGTCGGCGACCTGGCAGCGGGCGGCCAGCTCCCCCACCGTGGCGTCGGGGGCGGGACCGGCCCAGAACCCGTCGGTGCGGTACACGGGCGGGAAGTTGGGGAACGCCGGTACGCCCAGGTGGCGCAGCCGTTCCACCATCCGGTCGCGGTCGCCGACGCCGAACCGCGCCGGGTCCATCAGCAGCAGGTACATGTACTGCGGATCGACATCGGTCCGCGGGTCCCGGGCCTGCGGCGCGAGGGGCAGGCCCGCCAGCAGCTCGTCCAGCAGCGCGGCCCGGTCCTCGCGGATCTTCGTCTGCCGGGGCAGCCGGTCGAGCTGGGCGCGCAGCACGGCCGCCGAGAACTCGTTCATCCGGTAGTTCGAGCCGCCGGTCAGGTGCTCGTACACGAGGTCGCCCCGTGGCCGCCCGCAGGTGTGCAGCAGGTAGGCCCGCTCGGCCAGCTCCCGGTCAGGGAAGGTCAGGGCGCCGCCCTCCCCGGCGGTGATCAGCTTGCCGTTCTGGAAGCTGTAGCAGGCGACGGACGGGTACTCGCCGACGCGGCGGCCCGCCCGCGACGCGCCCTGGGCGTGCGCCGCGTCCTGCACGATGACGCAGCCGTGCGCGTCCGCCAGCTCGCCCAGCCCGTCCAGGTCGGCCATCTGCCCGGCCATGTGCACCGGGATGATCGCCTTGGTCCGCGAGGTGATCGCCTCGGCGGCGGTGTCCGGGGTCAGGCACCAGGTCCGCGGGTCCACGTCGGCGGGCACGGGGACCGCGCCGATGTTCTGCACGGCCAGGGACGTGCTGACGAAGGTGAACGCGGGCACCACCACCTCGTCGCCGGGGCCCACGTCGTGGAGCCGCAGCGCCAGCTCCAGCGCGTGGGTGCCGTTGGTCACCGCCAGCGCGGCGGGGGCGCCGTTGAGGTCGGCGAAATCGCGCTCGAACGCCTCGACCTCCCCGCCTCCCGCGCGCCACCACTGCCCCTGGTCCAGGGCTCGCAGGAGGGCGGTGCGTTCGGTGTCATCGTGGTACGGCCAGGGGGGCAGGCCGAGCGGGTTGTCGTCCATCGTGCCGCTGCTTCCTTTCCGTGGTGGGGGCCGGCTCCGTGATGGAGGCCGGCCTGGTGGTGGAGGTCGGCCCGGTGGCGGCCGGGTCGGCGGCCGGCCCGGTGGCCGGGTCGGTGGCAGGGTTGGTGGCAGGGTTGGTGGCAGGGTTGGTGGCAGGGACGGGCAGGGTTCGCGTCGCGGCGAGCACGGCGCCCTCCAGCGAGGCACGCGCGCCGAACCGCGCGGGCCGTACGTCCGGGGCGGGGGTTCCGGCGCGCAGCCGCCGGGCAGCCTCCGCGCGTACCCGGTCCGTCAGCGCGGGGACGCCGGCGCCGAGGCCGCCGCCGATCGCCACGACCGCCGGGGCCAGCAGCTCGGCGAGGTCGGCCACGGTGAGGCCGAGCGCGGCGACGGCCGGGTCCAGGGCGGCGTGCGCCCACCGGTGCCCGGCGCGCAGCCCGGCCGCCAGCTCGCTTGGGGTGACGGGCCGCCCGCGCCGCCAGCGGGCCTCGGCGAGGACGCGCGGGCCCGAGGCGTACGCCTG
This region includes:
- a CDS encoding type II 3-dehydroquinate dehydratase; protein product: MADAGEVLLLNGPNLGRLGTRRPEVYGTTTLPEVVDDLAALLAGHGLGLRAVQDECEGHLIKAVHAAADGGCAGAIVNPGALMMNGWGLHDALEDFPPPWIEVHISNIWAREPFRHTSVLSPLADGVICGLGVEGYRLAALALARKAGRA
- a CDS encoding glycosyltransferase family 2 protein; the encoded protein is MLSVVIPTRDKAGSLRATLACLLRSPDLGSVEIIVVDDGSADRTPALLGAAGPPVRVAWAGGTGRAAARNAGAALARHPYLLFLDDDILTGPGFLAAHLRHASGAGGAGEFVHGPLLEFPGARRWLESVADAPDESLVADAAKVVAGFGPRLVRNALERAVLEMDEGRPPRVPWLAAAGANLALPRAVFTRLGGFDEEFGSAWGCEDLELGLRLVEAGHRPVVDRDASGVHLTHGRPGRWEEHDLNLARFVAKHDLPEVRALPALLGERGGPGAYAARLAEVAEVAGVPAVPPPRGR
- a CDS encoding ROK family protein — encoded protein: MSSVLAIDVGGTKAAVRAVTGGTATSGAAAERIVAERTVRWEDGTAAGDLRRLREAAAGLGAGRPDAVAVAFPGTLDAAGVVTRWPTRPSWRGIDLPGLLREWFGVRPLIGDDAAFAAYAETHARDVPTLFYLGLGTGVGGAYARRGDPPERVTPCEAGHVVVRPDAPERCDCGRHGCLQAYASGPRVLAEARWRRGRPVTPSELAAGLRAGHRWAHAALDPAVAALGLTVADLAELLAPAVVAIGGGLGAGVPALTDRVRAEAARRLRAGTPAPDVRPARFGARASLEGAVLAATRTLPVPATNPATNPATNPATDPATGPAADPAATGPTSTTRPASITEPAPTTERKQRHDGRQPARPAPLAVPR
- a CDS encoding HAD family hydrolase, translating into MTRPVEPSRHGLPSAVVFDLDGVLLDTTENMRHAFTACCREAGRRDAPSFAEFLTHMGAPLPQILTAVGLPAALAATYERESTNQIGLVRPYDGITALLRDLLAGGVPTSVATGKATWRAVQMLERTGLRPLLGPVVGSDRVARPKPAPEIVLTALRESGAEPAGAMFLGDSPLDMRAGHGAGVTVVAAGWGQGAPAALLAEGPHRLIDHPRELLEPLAAGGPVRG
- a CDS encoding Gfo/Idh/MocA family protein, producing the protein MTVAPLRVGLVGFGWMNRTVWLPRLRAHPRCRVVAILDPYHPGVPEPQAQANLGEFLRNRMDLAFIATPNRTHTALARACLDAGVTVLLEKPPCLCAGELRDLRAHAERAGARVLVSRPASHRRDVRALRRMAGLLLDPPFQVEAEWLRGSGLPRPGSWFTDRRAAGGGALIDLGWHVAEVALGLLDFPRPVEVTAELAEPPGVVAGGAGWRGDSAAPGRVTVEADGRLSARFADRSRLALRAAWRSRTPVDVTRIAVTGGGRVELVTTFGFSPHRVPRPRLTLAAGGRGHDLSAAAPLAEEYDRQLDDAVALAAGDADWRPGLEESAAVLDLLSGAYSAAGRPLAA
- a CDS encoding aminotransferase class I/II-fold pyridoxal phosphate-dependent enzyme — encoded protein: MDDNPLGLPPWPYHDDTERTALLRALDQGQWWRAGGGEVEAFERDFADLNGAPAALAVTNGTHALELALRLHDVGPGDEVVVPAFTFVSTSLAVQNIGAVPVPADVDPRTWCLTPDTAAEAITSRTKAIIPVHMAGQMADLDGLGELADAHGCVIVQDAAHAQGASRAGRRVGEYPSVACYSFQNGKLITAGEGGALTFPDRELAERAYLLHTCGRPRGDLVYEHLTGGSNYRMNEFSAAVLRAQLDRLPRQTKIREDRAALLDELLAGLPLAPQARDPRTDVDPQYMYLLLMDPARFGVGDRDRMVERLRHLGVPAFPNFPPVYRTDGFWAGPAPDATVGELAARCQVADTVGMLGLWLHHRILLAEPETLRRVAALVAETAGG
- a CDS encoding PIG-L family deacetylase — translated: MTRVLLSPHPDDAVWSCGGMLGRWADEPGGLTVVNVFDGPGMEARRAEDARALARWPLSVRGLGFTEAARRHGDDGRPLYPTPLARRRPRHRGEDRLVAEVAAALAPYLRDASEVLVPLARRTHVDHEIVREAAAYALDGAFQAVPPVPAGASGVRVTWHEEFPYAPPRRVPAGLAAEEHPADLDEWLAAALEYRSEVTAMFGDAERFARALRRHARSGAATGTGGTAVWRAWTPAPRTRTARARAGERAGAGERAWYGT